One region of Juglans regia cultivar Chandler chromosome 4, Walnut 2.0, whole genome shotgun sequence genomic DNA includes:
- the LOC109012991 gene encoding lipid phosphate phosphatase gamma-like, producing MNVPPLLETVEITDVRYPKGDHLGHFLAWVSLVPVFISVAGFLSHLIFRRDLQGLFCALGHVISLLSTNFIKNIVKQARPQTCAMLGVCHSYGWPSNHSQFTTFFASYVSLLTYRRLGLCNGKFKWVGAALAWCLAFLTMYSRVYLGYHTFDQVVAGAFLGFVLGIFWFWVGYSFIFCSFPAIENFKLCRMFSIKDTSHIPDVMKFEYENSKAARKAKATGYKCL from the coding sequence ATGAATGTGCCGCCTTTGCTTGAAACGGTTGAGATAACCGACGTTCGCTACCCAAAGGGTGATCATCTTGGCCATTTCCTTGCCTGGGTATCCCTTGTTCCCGTCTTCATCAGCGTCGCTGGCTTTCTCTCCCATCTGATATTCCGACGCGACCTCCAAGGTTTGTTCTGTGCCCTTGGCCACGTGATTTCCCTGCTTTCCACCAACTTCATCAAGAATATAGTCAAGCAAGCTCGACCACAAACCTGCGCTATGCTCGGTGTTTGTCACTCCTACGGATGGCCTTCAAATCACTCCCAATTTACCACTTTTTTTGCTTCATATGTCTCTCTCTTAACCTACAGACGTCTTGGCCTCTGCAATGGGAAGTTCAAGTGGGTTGGGGCTGCTCTAGCTTGGTGTCTTGCTTTTCTCACCATGTATTCTAGGGTTTATTTGGGGTACCACACTTTTGATCAGGTCGTGGCTGGGGCCTTTCTTGGGTTTGTTCTTGGGATTTTCTGGTTTTGGGTGGGATATTCTTTCATCTTCTGTTCCTTTCCAGCTATTGAAAACTTCAAGTTGTGTAGAATGTTCTCTATTAAGGATACTTCTCACATTCCTGATGTGATGAAGTTTGAGTACGAAAATTCGAAAGCTGCTCGGAAAGCCAAAGCCACGGGCTACAAGTGCCTCTAA